Proteins encoded within one genomic window of Raineyella fluvialis:
- the typA gene encoding translational GTPase TypA yields the protein MPQRPDLRNIAIVAHVDHGKTTLVDAMLWQSGAFREGQDVNNRVMDSMDLEREKGITILAKNTAVKHVINDEPVTINIIDTPGHADFGGEVERGLEMVDGVVLLVDASEGPLPQTRFVLRKALTKHLPLIVVVNKVDRPDARIAEVVEETYDLFMDLLPEDSDGAVLDFPVVYASAKAGRASLTRPEDGGMPDHEDLEPLFETIMSTIPAPQYEEGATLQAHVTNLDASPYLGRLALCRIKQGELRKGQTVAWCKHDGTIVNVKLSELLMTEALERVPAESAGPGDIVAIAGIPEITIGETLSDPEDPKPLPLITVDEPSISMTIGINTSPLSGRSGKNLTARLLKARLDRELIGNVSIRVNPTERPDTWEVQGRGELQLAVLVEQMRRESFELTVGKPEVVTRVIDGKTQEPTEFLTVDVPEEYVGAVTQMLGTRKGQLRTMTNHGSGWVRIEYIVPSRGLIGFRTEFLTETRGTGLMNHVFEGYTPWVGELRTRPSGSMVADRLGTVSSYALFNLQERGTLFIKPSDEVYEGMVVGENSRPDDMDVNPTKEKHVTNVRSSTGDELERLVPPRLMSLEQSLEFCRADECLEVTPDAVRIRKTILDHSERVKAARRSKS from the coding sequence ATGCCCCAGCGTCCTGACCTGCGCAACATCGCCATCGTCGCCCACGTCGACCACGGCAAGACCACTCTCGTCGACGCCATGCTGTGGCAGTCCGGCGCATTCCGCGAAGGTCAGGACGTGAACAACCGCGTCATGGACTCCATGGACCTCGAGCGCGAGAAGGGCATCACCATCCTCGCGAAGAACACGGCGGTGAAGCACGTCATCAACGACGAGCCCGTCACCATCAACATCATCGACACCCCCGGCCACGCCGACTTCGGTGGCGAGGTGGAGCGCGGTCTGGAGATGGTGGACGGCGTGGTGCTGCTCGTCGACGCCTCCGAGGGGCCGCTGCCGCAGACGCGGTTCGTGCTCCGCAAGGCGTTGACCAAGCATCTGCCGCTGATCGTCGTGGTGAACAAGGTCGACCGTCCTGACGCCCGGATCGCCGAGGTCGTCGAGGAGACGTACGACCTGTTCATGGACCTGCTGCCGGAGGACTCCGACGGCGCCGTGCTGGACTTCCCGGTGGTGTACGCGTCGGCGAAGGCCGGCCGGGCCTCGCTGACCCGTCCCGAGGACGGTGGGATGCCCGACCACGAGGACCTCGAGCCGTTGTTCGAGACGATCATGTCGACGATCCCCGCCCCGCAGTACGAGGAGGGCGCCACCCTCCAGGCCCACGTGACCAACCTGGACGCATCCCCCTACCTCGGCCGGCTGGCCCTGTGCCGGATCAAGCAGGGCGAGCTCCGCAAGGGCCAGACCGTGGCCTGGTGCAAGCACGACGGGACGATCGTGAACGTCAAGCTCTCCGAGCTGCTGATGACCGAGGCGCTGGAGCGGGTGCCGGCCGAGTCGGCCGGACCTGGCGACATCGTGGCCATCGCGGGCATCCCCGAGATCACCATCGGTGAGACCCTGTCCGACCCCGAGGACCCCAAGCCGCTGCCGCTGATCACGGTGGACGAGCCGTCGATCTCGATGACGATCGGCATCAACACCTCCCCGCTCTCGGGCCGCTCCGGGAAGAACCTCACCGCGCGGCTGCTGAAGGCGCGCCTGGATCGTGAGTTGATCGGCAACGTGTCGATCCGCGTCAACCCGACCGAGCGTCCCGACACCTGGGAGGTGCAGGGCCGAGGCGAGCTGCAGCTGGCCGTCCTGGTCGAGCAGATGCGCCGTGAATCGTTCGAGCTGACCGTCGGCAAGCCCGAGGTCGTCACCCGCGTCATCGACGGGAAGACGCAGGAACCGACCGAGTTCCTCACCGTCGACGTCCCCGAGGAGTACGTCGGCGCCGTGACCCAGATGCTCGGCACCCGCAAGGGCCAGCTGCGCACGATGACGAACCACGGTTCGGGCTGGGTCCGGATCGAGTACATCGTGCCGTCACGCGGCCTGATCGGCTTCCGCACCGAGTTCCTCACCGAGACCCGCGGCACCGGCCTGATGAACCACGTGTTCGAGGGCTACACGCCCTGGGTGGGCGAGCTGCGGACGCGTCCCAGCGGCTCCATGGTCGCCGACCGCCTCGGGACGGTGTCGTCGTACGCCCTGTTCAACCTCCAGGAGCGCGGGACCCTGTTCATCAAGCCGAGTGACGAGGTCTACGAGGGCATGGTGGTGGGCGAGAACTCGCGCCCCGACGACATGGACGTCAATCCCACCAAGGAGAAGCACGTCACCAACGTCCGCTCCTCCACCGGTGACGAGCTGGAGCGCCTGGTTCCGCCGCGGCTGATGAGCCTGGAGCAGTCGCTGGAGTTCTGCCGCGCCGACGAGTGCCTCGAGGTCACCCCGGACGCCGTCCGGATCCGCAAGACGATCCTCGACCACAGCGAGCGGGTGAAGGCCGCGCGTCGGTCCAAGAGCTGA
- a CDS encoding GTPase family protein — protein sequence MSDWFTDAFRTEYERQLDLLGRFNLALFGKTGVGKSTLVNAIFGEPVAATGIGEPVTHDSHLYLDHRGRLGLLDTRGLEIGRDDRQLLKELEAYVRQMRRGPLEDQIHVVWYCVRGMDRRFEPFEAEFVRRLDALGLPVVVVLTQVPRGVGGQLHPDAIALAQHITGLGLPIVDGHPYLTYALEDPFSGQSSYGLTALLDATFRGAPQAVHAALTAAQQVDRRRKTVLARRTIAGAAATAAATAATPIPFSDATVLVPLQLGMMARIAQLHQVPVDRAALMAVASTTVATQAGRASVSSLLKLIPGAGTVAGGAIGAAVASSFTYAMGEAWLSVVERTAAGTLRGLDGLPDTEQVRAAFVEEFRRRMPGTRRT from the coding sequence ATGTCCGACTGGTTCACCGACGCGTTCCGCACCGAGTACGAGCGCCAGCTCGACCTGCTCGGGCGCTTCAACCTGGCCCTCTTCGGCAAGACCGGGGTCGGCAAGTCGACCCTGGTCAATGCCATCTTCGGCGAGCCGGTGGCGGCCACCGGCATCGGTGAGCCGGTGACCCACGACTCCCACCTCTACCTCGACCATCGGGGCCGGCTCGGTCTGCTCGACACCCGAGGCCTGGAGATCGGCCGTGACGACCGGCAACTGCTCAAGGAGCTCGAGGCGTACGTCCGGCAGATGCGCCGCGGTCCGCTCGAGGACCAGATCCACGTGGTCTGGTACTGCGTACGCGGCATGGACCGGCGCTTCGAACCGTTCGAAGCCGAGTTCGTCCGTCGGCTCGATGCCCTCGGCCTGCCGGTCGTCGTCGTGCTCACCCAGGTGCCCCGCGGCGTCGGTGGGCAACTCCATCCCGACGCGATCGCCCTGGCGCAGCACATCACCGGGCTCGGCCTGCCCATCGTCGACGGCCATCCGTACCTCACCTACGCACTGGAGGACCCGTTCAGTGGTCAGTCGTCCTACGGCTTGACGGCGCTCCTCGACGCCACCTTTCGCGGCGCACCGCAGGCGGTCCATGCGGCGCTCACCGCGGCCCAGCAGGTCGACCGGCGACGGAAGACCGTTCTGGCGCGCCGGACGATAGCTGGCGCGGCCGCCACCGCCGCCGCCACGGCCGCCACCCCGATCCCGTTCTCCGACGCCACTGTCCTGGTCCCGCTGCAGCTGGGGATGATGGCCCGGATCGCCCAGCTCCACCAGGTCCCGGTCGACCGTGCCGCGCTGATGGCGGTCGCCTCCACCACGGTGGCGACGCAGGCGGGCCGCGCGTCGGTGAGCAGCCTGCTGAAACTCATCCCGGGGGCGGGGACCGTGGCCGGCGGGGCGATCGGAGCGGCGGTGGCGTCCTCCTTCACCTACGCGATGGGGGAGGCCTGGCTCAGCGTGGTCGAGCGGACCGCGGCCGGGACGCTGCGCGGCCTCGACGGCCTGCCCGACACCGAGCAGGTGCGGGCGGCTTTCGTCGAGGAGTTCCGCCGCCGGATGCCCGGGACCCGGCGCACCTGA
- a CDS encoding glycoside hydrolase family 65 protein gives MRAPQDSHIPPDPLDPMDRTRFPVDEWRLVETSPELADLGRTETLFAVANGYLGMRGNPEEGRESAAHGTFINGFHETWTIRHAEEAYGFARVGQTIINAPDTKVLKLYVDDEPITVPDADLDEYERSLDFRDGILRRHLVWRTPAGKRVRIDTTRMVSMSARHLAVMTMDVTLLDADAPVVISSQILNRQDGEDEYHVRSAAQGLDPRRAEGPARRVLVPQMNWTKGLRAMLGYRATDSGMTLTVGIDHAIETENVWQSQVMSDEDVAKVIFRIWAGRGKPIRLVKYAAYHTSRSVPVRELIDRVSRTLDRAVETGVEEYRAAQRSWYEDFWEHADVVVGTEPGVQQAVRWNLFALAQASALSQTHGIPAKGVTGAGYSGHYFWDAEVYVLPFLTYTMPQVARSALRFRYLMLDAARRRAGEMATRGALFPWRTINGEEASAFYAAGTAQYHIDADIAYALSRYVEATGDMDFLLREGIDILVETARMWADLGFWTENVSPAFHIHAVTGPDEYTTVVNDNLFTNVMARHNLRLAAENVARLAADWPEAYERMVRRLDLHEDEVEEWQRCAEHMAIPYDEHIGVHPQDAHFLDREVWDLDATPPDRFPLMLHYHPLVLYRFQVLKQADVVLAMLLQGDQFSREQKRADFEYYDPITTGDSTLSSVVQSIIAAEVGYQELALRYFYGGLFVDLVDRHGNTSDGVHVASLGGVWMALTAGFAGMRDHHGALAFDPRLPTRWESISFRLRRRGGAIRVELTRDALTVTLLEGTSESFSVRGEDYEVRDDAPCVRVPLADQGPQVPGPVPPQTVIGVRRDGSRITAGVPGTFPGSLRSTE, from the coding sequence ATGCGTGCGCCGCAGGATTCCCACATCCCGCCCGATCCCCTCGACCCGATGGACCGGACCCGCTTCCCGGTGGACGAGTGGCGGCTGGTCGAGACCTCACCGGAGCTGGCCGACCTCGGCCGCACCGAGACCCTCTTCGCCGTCGCGAACGGCTACCTCGGGATGCGTGGCAACCCGGAGGAGGGTCGGGAGAGCGCCGCGCACGGCACCTTCATCAACGGCTTCCATGAGACCTGGACGATCCGGCACGCCGAGGAGGCGTACGGCTTCGCCCGGGTCGGGCAGACCATCATCAACGCCCCCGACACCAAGGTGCTCAAGCTCTACGTCGATGACGAGCCGATCACCGTCCCCGACGCGGACCTCGACGAGTACGAGCGCAGCCTCGACTTCCGCGACGGCATCCTGCGCCGGCACCTGGTGTGGCGGACACCGGCCGGGAAGAGGGTCCGGATCGACACCACCCGGATGGTGAGCATGTCGGCGCGTCATCTGGCGGTGATGACGATGGACGTGACGCTGCTCGACGCCGATGCCCCGGTCGTCATCTCGTCACAGATCCTCAACCGCCAGGACGGGGAGGACGAGTACCACGTCCGCTCGGCCGCCCAGGGGCTGGATCCGCGACGGGCGGAGGGCCCCGCCCGTCGCGTCCTGGTACCCCAGATGAACTGGACCAAGGGCCTGCGGGCCATGCTGGGTTATCGGGCGACGGACTCGGGGATGACGCTCACGGTCGGCATCGACCACGCGATCGAGACGGAGAACGTCTGGCAGTCCCAGGTGATGTCCGACGAGGACGTGGCCAAGGTCATCTTCCGGATCTGGGCCGGACGGGGCAAGCCGATCCGGCTGGTCAAGTACGCCGCCTACCACACCTCCCGCTCGGTGCCGGTGCGCGAGCTGATCGATCGGGTCTCGCGCACACTCGACCGGGCGGTGGAGACCGGTGTCGAGGAGTACCGGGCGGCGCAGCGGAGCTGGTACGAAGATTTCTGGGAGCACGCCGACGTGGTGGTGGGGACCGAGCCCGGAGTGCAGCAGGCCGTCCGCTGGAACCTCTTCGCCCTGGCCCAGGCCTCAGCGCTGTCCCAGACGCACGGCATCCCCGCGAAGGGGGTCACCGGGGCCGGTTACTCCGGGCACTACTTCTGGGACGCGGAGGTGTACGTGCTGCCGTTCCTCACGTACACGATGCCGCAGGTCGCGCGCAGCGCGCTGCGGTTCCGCTACCTGATGCTGGATGCCGCCCGGCGCCGCGCGGGGGAGATGGCGACGCGGGGGGCGCTCTTCCCGTGGCGGACGATCAACGGCGAGGAGGCATCGGCGTTCTACGCCGCCGGCACCGCCCAGTACCACATCGATGCCGACATCGCGTACGCCCTGAGCCGCTACGTCGAGGCCACCGGCGACATGGATTTCCTGCTGCGGGAGGGCATCGACATCCTCGTCGAGACGGCCCGGATGTGGGCGGACCTCGGCTTCTGGACGGAGAACGTCTCCCCGGCCTTCCACATCCACGCGGTGACCGGCCCCGACGAGTACACCACCGTCGTCAACGACAACCTCTTCACCAACGTGATGGCCCGGCACAACCTGCGGCTGGCCGCGGAGAACGTCGCCAGGCTGGCCGCGGACTGGCCGGAGGCGTACGAGCGGATGGTGCGGCGGCTGGACCTGCACGAGGACGAGGTGGAGGAGTGGCAGCGCTGCGCGGAGCACATGGCCATCCCGTACGACGAGCACATCGGGGTGCACCCGCAGGATGCGCACTTCCTCGACCGTGAGGTGTGGGACCTCGATGCCACCCCGCCCGACCGGTTCCCGTTGATGCTGCATTACCACCCGTTGGTCCTCTACCGGTTCCAGGTGCTCAAGCAGGCCGACGTGGTGCTCGCCATGTTGTTGCAGGGCGACCAGTTCTCCCGTGAGCAGAAGCGCGCCGACTTCGAGTACTACGACCCGATCACCACAGGCGATTCGACCCTGTCGAGCGTCGTCCAGTCCATCATCGCCGCCGAGGTGGGCTACCAGGAGCTCGCCCTGCGCTACTTCTACGGTGGGCTCTTCGTCGATCTCGTCGACAGGCACGGGAACACCAGCGACGGGGTCCACGTCGCCTCGCTCGGCGGCGTGTGGATGGCACTGACCGCCGGCTTCGCCGGGATGCGGGACCACCACGGCGCCCTCGCCTTCGACCCGCGGTTGCCGACGCGCTGGGAATCCATCAGCTTCCGGCTCCGCCGACGGGGTGGGGCCATCCGGGTCGAGCTCACCCGCGACGCCCTCACCGTCACCCTGCTGGAGGGGACGTCGGAGTCCTTCAGCGTGCGCGGCGAGGACTACGAGGTCCGCGACGACGCCCCGTGCGTGCGGGTCCCGCTGGCCGATCAGGGCCCGCAGGTGCCCGGTCCGGTGCCGCCGCAGACGGTGATCGGCGTCCGCCGCGACGGGAGCCGGATCACCGCCGGCGTCCCCGGCACCTTCCCGGGCTCACTGCGGTCGACCGAGTAG
- a CDS encoding acyl-CoA carboxylase subunit beta: protein MPETKKIHDMAERLATLSQRREEAQLGGGASRLEKQREKGKMTARERVDALLDPGTFQETGMFRTHRTTTFGMDTAKAPADGVVTGSGAVLGRPVHVASQDFTVMGGSAGETQSKKVVEMMEASLSTGTPFVFINDSGGARVQEGIDSLSGYGQVFYSNVRLSGAVPQISIIAGPCAGGAAYSPALTDFIIQTRKAHMFITGPGVISEVTGEKVSQDDLGGADAHMTRSGVNHFVANDDQEAVLIAKKLLSFLPQNNLSEPPRVNPDDVVEPNEALRDIVPVEGKKGYDVREVIRGIVDHADFLEVQAGYAQNIVVGFARINGYSIGVVANQPGVMSGVLDINSSDKGSKFVRFCNAFNIPLVTLVDVPGFLPGVAQEHNGIIRHGAKMLYAYSAATVPKITVVMRKAYGGAYLAMCSKDLGADRVFAWPTAEIAVMGAEGAANIVFKKEIAEAADPVERKAELVEEYRETFATPYMAASRGLVDDIIDPADTRREVAMALEILRTKRQLRPDKKHGLGPA, encoded by the coding sequence ATGCCTGAAACGAAGAAGATCCACGACATGGCCGAACGCCTCGCGACGCTCAGCCAGCGTCGCGAGGAGGCCCAGCTGGGCGGCGGCGCCTCACGGCTGGAGAAGCAGCGCGAGAAGGGCAAGATGACCGCGCGGGAGCGCGTGGACGCCCTGCTCGATCCGGGGACGTTCCAGGAGACCGGGATGTTCCGGACCCACCGGACCACCACCTTCGGGATGGACACCGCCAAGGCTCCTGCCGACGGCGTGGTCACCGGCTCCGGTGCCGTCCTCGGCCGCCCGGTGCACGTCGCCTCCCAGGACTTCACCGTGATGGGTGGCTCCGCCGGTGAGACGCAGTCCAAGAAGGTCGTCGAGATGATGGAGGCATCGCTCTCCACCGGCACGCCCTTCGTGTTCATCAACGATTCGGGCGGCGCCCGGGTCCAGGAGGGCATCGACTCGCTGTCCGGCTACGGCCAGGTGTTCTACTCGAACGTCCGGCTCTCCGGTGCGGTGCCGCAGATCTCGATCATCGCCGGCCCGTGCGCCGGTGGTGCCGCCTACTCTCCGGCCCTGACCGACTTCATCATCCAGACCCGCAAGGCCCACATGTTCATCACCGGGCCGGGCGTGATCTCGGAGGTGACCGGCGAGAAGGTCTCCCAGGACGACCTGGGTGGCGCCGACGCCCACATGACCCGCTCCGGGGTCAACCACTTCGTGGCGAACGACGACCAGGAGGCCGTGCTGATCGCCAAGAAACTGCTCAGCTTCCTGCCGCAGAACAACCTCTCCGAGCCGCCGCGGGTCAACCCGGACGACGTGGTGGAACCGAACGAGGCGCTGCGCGACATCGTCCCGGTCGAGGGCAAGAAGGGCTACGACGTCCGCGAGGTCATCCGTGGCATCGTCGACCACGCCGACTTCCTCGAGGTCCAGGCCGGCTACGCCCAGAACATCGTCGTCGGCTTCGCCCGGATCAACGGTTACTCCATCGGTGTGGTGGCGAACCAGCCGGGCGTGATGTCCGGGGTGCTGGACATCAACTCGTCCGACAAGGGATCGAAGTTCGTCCGGTTCTGCAACGCGTTCAACATCCCGCTGGTCACCCTCGTCGACGTGCCGGGCTTCCTGCCCGGTGTCGCCCAGGAGCACAACGGCATCATCCGCCACGGCGCGAAGATGCTGTACGCCTACTCCGCGGCGACCGTCCCGAAGATCACCGTCGTGATGCGCAAGGCGTACGGCGGCGCCTACCTGGCGATGTGCTCCAAGGACCTCGGTGCCGACCGCGTCTTCGCGTGGCCGACCGCCGAGATCGCGGTGATGGGCGCGGAGGGTGCGGCGAACATCGTCTTCAAGAAGGAGATCGCCGAGGCCGCCGACCCGGTCGAGCGGAAGGCTGAGCTCGTCGAGGAGTATCGCGAGACGTTCGCGACGCCGTACATGGCCGCCTCCCGCGGTCTGGTCGACGACATCATCGACCCCGCCGACACCCGTCGCGAGGTGGCGATGGCCCTGGAGATCCTCCGGACCAAGCGCCAGCTGCGCCCGGACAAGAAGCACGGCCTCGGGCCGGCGTGA
- a CDS encoding beta-phosphoglucomutase family hydrolase, translated as MGTVTALDWGSVDAALFDLDGVVTPTDEIHRRAWAEMFRDVLAEAGAPAWSDEDYFDHVDGRQRLDGVRAVLEARGLTLPEGSPDDPPRARTIHGLGARKNEAFLEVLHRQGIAGYPGSVRLLDHLAAKGIATAVVSSSRNARLVLDTAGLTGRFDAVIDGLVAAEHDLPGKPAPDTYCYAARLLGVACDRAVVLEDAVSGVAAGRAGGFAAVVGVDRGVGADALLAAGADLVVTDLADLVPCP; from the coding sequence ATGGGCACTGTGACGGCGCTCGACTGGGGCTCGGTCGATGCCGCCCTGTTCGACCTCGACGGGGTGGTCACGCCCACCGACGAGATCCACCGGCGGGCCTGGGCGGAGATGTTCCGCGACGTCCTCGCCGAGGCGGGTGCACCCGCCTGGAGCGACGAGGACTACTTCGACCACGTCGACGGCCGTCAGCGGCTGGACGGGGTGCGGGCCGTCCTCGAGGCCCGGGGCCTCACCCTGCCCGAGGGCTCTCCCGACGATCCACCCCGGGCACGGACGATCCACGGGCTGGGCGCCCGGAAGAACGAGGCCTTTCTCGAGGTCCTGCACCGGCAGGGCATCGCCGGTTATCCGGGCTCGGTGCGACTTCTCGACCACCTCGCCGCCAAGGGGATCGCGACGGCGGTCGTCTCCTCCTCACGCAATGCGCGGCTCGTCCTCGACACCGCCGGCCTCACCGGCAGGTTCGACGCGGTCATCGACGGACTCGTCGCCGCGGAGCACGATCTGCCCGGCAAGCCGGCCCCGGACACCTACTGCTACGCCGCCCGCCTCCTCGGCGTGGCGTGCGACCGGGCGGTGGTCCTGGAGGACGCCGTCAGTGGGGTCGCGGCCGGGCGGGCCGGTGGTTTCGCCGCTGTGGTCGGCGTGGACCGTGGTGTCGGTGCCGACGCGTTGCTGGCCGCCGGCGCAGACCTCGTGGTCACCGACCTCGCCGACCTCGTCCCCTGCCCCTGA
- a CDS encoding L,D-transpeptidase family protein, whose translation MAVAAVATLLAAPWGSGPAAAAPAPTPTPTASATPKPTPTPTASATPKPTPTPTASATLAAPAPAPLAVTVSPGEEAIAAKAATSKDAIGAATGPVTCGLVADGCSQPFERGTILWTSATGAHWTRGAIRDAWTRTSAQDGFLAYPTSDEFCGLVQSGCGQHFQGGEVYWSPGTGAHWTRGSILAKWRGQGWENGFLGYPTSNEFCGLAGGGCGQHFQHGEIYWSPASGAHWSRGSIVESWRGQGWENGSLGYPTSDEFCGLTQSGCGQHFQHGEIYWTPNTGAHWSRGSIVESWRGQGWENGPLGYPVSDEFCGLVRGGCGQHFQRGEIYWSPGTGAHVIRGAIVEAWRAAGWENGRYGYPLGTEYWSAGKPTQRFEGGFLTYGVDGRCLTGRTMCASKNDRALRWMINGEIISTYDARFGCSTSPTDNGSFTVYWKSYDHTSTLYNTWMPRAMFYNGGEAVHYSPDFAARGYAGCSHGCVNLRDWEGINWLYGQVQIGDKVVVYY comes from the coding sequence GTGGCTGTGGCTGCCGTCGCCACGCTCCTGGCGGCTCCCTGGGGGAGCGGGCCCGCCGCCGCAGCTCCGGCACCGACACCGACACCGACCGCCTCGGCCACGCCCAAACCGACACCGACACCCACTGCCTCGGCCACGCCCAAGCCCACACCGACACCGACGGCCTCCGCGACGCTGGCGGCACCCGCCCCGGCCCCACTGGCCGTCACGGTGTCACCGGGAGAGGAGGCGATCGCGGCGAAGGCCGCGACGTCGAAGGACGCCATCGGCGCGGCGACCGGTCCGGTCACCTGCGGCCTGGTCGCTGACGGCTGTTCGCAACCGTTCGAACGCGGCACGATCCTGTGGACCAGCGCCACCGGGGCGCACTGGACCCGGGGAGCGATCCGCGACGCCTGGACCCGGACGAGTGCGCAGGACGGCTTCCTCGCCTACCCGACCAGTGACGAGTTCTGCGGCCTGGTCCAGAGCGGCTGCGGCCAGCACTTCCAGGGCGGCGAGGTCTACTGGTCGCCCGGCACGGGGGCCCACTGGACCCGCGGCAGCATCCTCGCGAAGTGGCGCGGCCAGGGCTGGGAGAACGGCTTCCTGGGCTACCCCACCTCGAACGAGTTCTGCGGGCTCGCCGGCGGCGGTTGCGGCCAGCACTTCCAGCACGGCGAGATCTACTGGTCCCCGGCCTCCGGGGCGCACTGGTCCCGCGGCTCCATCGTCGAGTCCTGGCGCGGTCAGGGCTGGGAGAACGGCTCCCTGGGCTATCCCACCTCCGACGAGTTCTGCGGCCTCACCCAGAGCGGCTGCGGCCAGCACTTCCAGCACGGCGAGATCTACTGGACGCCGAACACCGGGGCGCACTGGTCCCGCGGCTCCATCGTCGAGTCCTGGCGCGGCCAGGGCTGGGAGAACGGGCCGCTCGGCTACCCCGTCTCCGACGAGTTCTGCGGCCTGGTCCGCGGCGGGTGCGGCCAGCACTTCCAACGGGGTGAGATCTACTGGTCCCCCGGGACCGGGGCCCACGTGATCCGCGGCGCGATCGTCGAGGCCTGGCGAGCGGCGGGCTGGGAGAACGGCCGGTACGGCTACCCGCTCGGCACGGAGTACTGGTCCGCCGGCAAGCCGACCCAACGCTTCGAGGGCGGCTTCCTCACCTACGGCGTCGACGGGCGGTGCCTGACCGGCCGCACGATGTGTGCCTCGAAGAACGATCGCGCGCTGCGCTGGATGATCAACGGCGAGATCATCAGCACGTACGACGCCAGGTTCGGCTGCTCGACGAGCCCGACGGACAACGGCTCCTTCACGGTCTACTGGAAGAGCTACGACCACACCTCCACGCTGTACAACACCTGGATGCCGCGGGCGATGTTCTACAACGGTGGCGAGGCGGTGCACTACTCCCCTGACTTCGCAGCCCGTGGCTACGCGGGCTGCAGCCACGGCTGCGTCAACCTGCGCGACTGGGAAGGGATCAACTGGCTCTATGGGCAGGTGCAGATCGGTGACAAGGTCGTCGTCTACTACTGA
- a CDS encoding methylmalonyl-CoA carboxytransferase subunit 5S, translating to MKPREIGITELVLRDAHQSLMATRMAMEDMVDACADIDAAGYWSVECWGGATYDACIRFLNEDPWERLRTFRTLMPNSRLQMLLRGQNLLGYRHYEDAVVERFVDKSAENGMDVFRVFDALNDPRNLEHPMQAVKKAGKHAQGTICYTVSPVHNTEDYIKLAGRLLDMGADSIALKDMAALLKPQPAYDIVKGIKDTYGQDVQINVHCHSTTGVTQVALMKAIEAGADVVDTAISSMSLGPGHNPTESVIEMLDGTPYTTTVDRTRLKPIRDHFAKVAPKYKKFMSAVTGVKTDIFDSQIPGGMLSNMESQLKAQGAGDRMDDVLAEVPNVRKDAGYPPLVTPSSQIVGTQAVFNVLMGKYHVLTGEFADLMLGYYGECPAERNPEVVEKAKAQTKKEPITQRPADLLAPEWDALAEQAKSLEGFNGTEEDILTNAMFPQVAPKFFAERSQGPRNVGMTDEQVEEERRKAAGLDKALHEPIKYKVTINGQSRSVSVEPA from the coding sequence ATGAAGCCGCGAGAGATTGGTATAACCGAACTCGTCCTTCGCGACGCGCACCAGAGCCTGATGGCGACGCGGATGGCCATGGAAGACATGGTCGACGCCTGCGCTGACATCGACGCTGCCGGTTACTGGAGCGTGGAGTGCTGGGGCGGTGCAACGTACGACGCTTGCATCCGCTTCCTGAACGAGGACCCATGGGAGCGTCTGCGGACCTTCCGCACACTGATGCCCAACAGCCGCCTGCAGATGTTGCTCCGCGGCCAGAATCTGCTGGGCTACCGCCACTACGAGGACGCAGTGGTCGAGAGGTTCGTCGACAAGTCGGCGGAGAACGGCATGGACGTGTTCCGTGTCTTCGACGCGCTGAACGACCCGCGCAACCTCGAACACCCCATGCAGGCCGTGAAGAAGGCCGGCAAGCACGCCCAGGGCACGATCTGCTACACCGTCAGCCCCGTCCACAACACCGAGGACTACATCAAGCTGGCCGGCCGGCTGCTCGACATGGGTGCCGACTCGATCGCACTGAAGGACATGGCGGCTCTGCTCAAGCCCCAGCCCGCGTACGACATCGTCAAGGGCATCAAGGACACCTACGGCCAGGACGTGCAGATCAACGTGCACTGCCACTCCACCACCGGTGTCACCCAGGTCGCCCTGATGAAGGCGATCGAGGCCGGTGCCGACGTCGTCGACACCGCGATCAGCTCGATGTCCCTCGGCCCGGGCCACAACCCGACCGAGTCCGTGATCGAGATGCTCGACGGCACCCCGTACACCACGACGGTGGACCGGACCAGGCTGAAGCCGATCCGCGACCACTTCGCCAAGGTCGCCCCCAAGTACAAGAAGTTCATGTCCGCGGTGACCGGTGTCAAGACCGACATCTTCGACTCGCAGATCCCCGGCGGAATGCTCTCCAACATGGAGTCGCAGCTGAAGGCCCAGGGTGCCGGAGACCGGATGGACGACGTCCTCGCCGAGGTGCCGAACGTCCGCAAGGACGCCGGTTACCCGCCGCTGGTGACCCCCTCCTCGCAGATCGTCGGGACCCAGGCCGTGTTCAACGTGCTGATGGGCAAGTACCACGTCCTCACCGGTGAGTTCGCCGACCTGATGCTCGGCTACTACGGCGAGTGCCCGGCCGAGCGCAACCCCGAGGTCGTCGAGAAGGCTAAGGCCCAGACCAAGAAGGAGCCGATCACGCAGCGTCCGGCGGACCTGCTGGCGCCCGAGTGGGACGCGCTCGCCGAGCAGGCCAAGAGCCTCGAAGGCTTCAACGGCACCGAGGAGGACATCCTCACCAACGCGATGTTCCCCCAGGTCGCCCCGAAGTTCTTCGCCGAGCGGTCCCAGGGCCCGCGCAACGTCGGGATGACCGACGAGCAGGTCGAGGAGGAGCGCCGCAAGGCAGCCGGCCTCGACAAGGCCCTGCACGAGCCCATCAAGTACAAGGTCACCATCAACGGCCAGTCCCGTTCGGTGTCCGTAGAGCCGGCCTGA